One window of Petrotoga miotherma DSM 10691 genomic DNA carries:
- a CDS encoding MFS transporter: protein MGIVSLFADITHEGARSLIGPYLGLLGASATAVGIISGLGEFIGYGLRLLTGYLSDKTRRYWLFTFLGYGMDLFAVPLLALAGRWEIAAMLIIMERTGKAIRKPSKDTLMSYAARNVGSGKGFAIAEVLDQIGAVSGPVILSLILLFKSGDKLANYRFAFAILLIPALITLILLLISRLNFPQPEKFEVKEETINFEGISKSYWLYLVAISLIAAGFADFPLLAFHFQRIDIFSPTMIPFMYAIAMGVDAVSALIFGLFYDKVGVTSLIIASSLSIFFSPFSFLSNSSLVVILGVILWGIGMGAQESILKSVVADIVTPEKRGTAYGFFNAIFGFFWFIGSAIMGVLYDHTIVSLVIFSMIVESAAVFTLFLLKSKLGNAVN from the coding sequence ATGGGAATTGTGAGTTTATTTGCAGATATCACACATGAAGGGGCAAGAAGTTTAATCGGTCCGTATTTAGGTTTATTAGGAGCGAGTGCAACTGCGGTGGGAATCATTTCAGGTTTAGGCGAGTTCATAGGTTACGGTTTGAGGTTGTTAACTGGTTATTTAAGTGATAAAACTCGTAGATATTGGCTTTTCACTTTTTTAGGGTATGGGATGGATTTATTCGCGGTTCCTTTATTGGCTCTTGCCGGAAGATGGGAAATAGCAGCTATGCTAATAATTATGGAAAGAACAGGAAAAGCTATAAGAAAGCCTTCGAAAGATACCCTTATGTCTTATGCAGCGCGAAATGTGGGAAGTGGTAAAGGATTTGCCATAGCAGAGGTCCTTGATCAAATTGGAGCTGTCTCAGGACCTGTTATTTTAAGTTTGATTCTATTATTCAAGTCAGGGGATAAGTTAGCAAACTACCGATTCGCATTTGCAATATTATTGATACCTGCATTGATTACTTTAATCTTGCTGTTAATTAGTAGATTGAACTTTCCACAACCCGAGAAATTTGAAGTGAAAGAGGAGACGATTAACTTTGAGGGGATCTCAAAATCGTACTGGTTGTACTTAGTAGCCATCTCCTTAATCGCAGCAGGTTTTGCAGATTTTCCTTTGTTGGCGTTCCATTTTCAAAGAATTGATATTTTCAGTCCAACTATGATACCTTTTATGTATGCGATAGCTATGGGAGTTGATGCTGTTTCTGCATTGATCTTTGGTTTGTTTTACGATAAAGTCGGAGTTACCAGTCTCATAATTGCTTCCAGTCTATCAATATTCTTTTCTCCCTTTTCATTTTTATCTAACTCTTCATTGGTAGTGATCTTAGGCGTTATTTTGTGGGGAATCGGAATGGGAGCCCAAGAATCGATTTTAAAATCTGTAGTAGCGGATATCGTTACCCCTGAAAAAAGAGGAACCGCATATGGTTTTTTTAACGCTATCTTCGGCTTTTTTTGGTTCATAGGTAGTGCTATTATGGGGGTCTTGTATGATCATACAATCGTTAGTTTGGTTATCTTTTCCATGATAGTAGAAAGTGCCGCTGTTTTTACTCTTTTCCTTCTCAAATCTAAACTTGGTAATGCAGTTAATTAA
- a CDS encoding PadR family transcriptional regulator encodes MNKYLNKILNGLIQIHILHHAQKAPIYGSWMISELKRHGYNISPGTLYPLLHKMEKENLLTKRTEIVEGKKRIYYSITSQGENLLKELKAKVKELFHEII; translated from the coding sequence ATGAATAAATATTTAAATAAAATCTTGAATGGTTTAATTCAAATACATATATTGCACCATGCACAAAAAGCTCCAATCTATGGAAGCTGGATGATTTCTGAGTTAAAAAGGCACGGTTACAATATAAGCCCAGGTACTTTGTATCCCTTACTACACAAGATGGAAAAAGAAAATCTTCTCACTAAAAGAACTGAAATAGTAGAAGGTAAAAAAAGAATATATTACTCTATTACAAGCCAAGGAGAAAACCTATTAAAGGAATTAAAAGCAAAAGTAAAAGAACTATTTCATGAAATAATATAA
- a CDS encoding glutamate-5-semialdehyde dehydrogenase has translation MNLQEYVLSKAKKAKDTSRNFSSTSETDKIKILNYISEELMANKNYIISENQKDVEVAKNTGMSSSLLDRLLLNEERITKMAKGVQKVAQLQSSVGNISQMWKRPNGLMIGKMVVPLGVIAIIYESRPNVTVDAAALCIKSGNCVVLRGGSEAIHSNNALVKIIHQAIERAGFSKDIVQFIEVIDRKAVDELMKLYEYIDVLIPRGGPSLIKNTVENSMIPVIQTGAGNCHVYVDKQADLEKALKIVENAKMSRPSVCNAAEKLLVHKDIAEEFLPKIYSIFEKKVELRGCEKTLKIIPQMKPAQEEDWSTEYLDYIMAVKIVDSTEEAINQINKYSTKHSEAIITENYTTAQKFLNEIDSAAVYVNASTRFTDGEEFGFGAEMGISTQKLHVRGPIGINELTTTKYIILGNGQVR, from the coding sequence GTGAATTTACAGGAGTATGTTTTAAGCAAGGCAAAAAAGGCTAAAGATACTTCAAGAAACTTTAGCTCAACTTCTGAAACGGATAAGATCAAAATTCTTAACTATATTTCGGAAGAGCTAATGGCCAATAAAAACTATATAATATCAGAAAACCAAAAGGATGTCGAAGTTGCTAAAAACACTGGGATGTCAAGCAGTCTTTTAGATAGGCTGTTACTGAACGAGGAAAGAATCACCAAAATGGCTAAAGGTGTGCAAAAAGTGGCACAACTTCAAAGTAGTGTTGGTAACATCTCTCAAATGTGGAAAAGGCCAAACGGATTGATGATTGGAAAGATGGTAGTCCCTTTAGGGGTAATCGCCATTATATATGAAAGCAGGCCAAATGTAACAGTAGATGCAGCAGCATTATGTATAAAATCGGGTAACTGTGTGGTATTAAGAGGTGGTTCTGAAGCGATTCATTCTAACAACGCTTTGGTGAAGATTATCCATCAAGCTATTGAAAGAGCTGGTTTTTCAAAGGATATAGTGCAATTCATTGAGGTTATAGATAGAAAAGCTGTTGATGAATTGATGAAACTATACGAATACATCGATGTGCTGATACCTCGAGGCGGTCCATCTTTAATTAAAAATACGGTTGAAAATTCTATGATCCCTGTTATACAAACGGGGGCGGGGAACTGTCACGTGTATGTTGATAAACAAGCCGATCTTGAAAAGGCACTTAAAATCGTTGAAAACGCTAAAATGAGCAGACCCTCCGTCTGTAACGCAGCAGAAAAATTATTGGTCCACAAAGATATTGCAGAAGAGTTTCTACCAAAAATATACTCAATCTTTGAAAAGAAAGTAGAATTAAGAGGTTGCGAAAAAACCTTGAAAATAATACCTCAAATGAAACCGGCACAAGAAGAAGATTGGTCAACTGAATATTTAGATTATATAATGGCCGTTAAAATAGTTGATAGTACTGAAGAAGCCATAAATCAAATAAACAAGTACAGTACAAAGCATTCTGAAGCAATTATAACCGAGAATTATACTACCGCGCAAAAATTCTTAAACGAAATAGATTCTGCAGCCGTTTACGTCAATGCTTCAACGAGGTTTACCGATGGTGAAGAGTTCGGCTTCGGCGCGGAAATGGGGATAAGTACACAAAAATTGCATGTTCGAGGACCGATTGGAATCAACGAGTTAACAACTACCAAATACATTATCTTGGGAAACGGGCAGGTTAGATAG